In the genome of Desulfovibrio legallii, the window CCTTCGGATTTTCCAGTATTTCCTTACCAGGGCCTTCCAGCGCCACCCGGCCTACCTCCAGGATATAGGCGTAGTGGGCCACGGAAAGGGCCGCATAGGCGTTCTGCTCCACCAGCAGGACGGTCTTGCCCTCCTGATTGATGCGCTGGATGATGGCAAAAATTTCCCGCACCAGCAGCGGGGCCAGGCCCAGGGAGGGTTCGTCCAGCATGAGCAGGTCCGGCCGGCTCATGAGGGCGCGGCCCACGGCCAGCATCTGCTGTTCGCCGCCGGAGAGGGTGCCGCCCTTCTGCCAGTTGCGTTCCTTAAGGCGGGGAAAGAGGGTGTAGACCCAGTCCAGATCTTCGGCTATGGCCGGGGCGTCCGAACGGGAATACGCGCCCAGGAGCAGATTTTCCTCCACCGTCAGGTGCGGCAGAATGCGCCGCCCTTCCGGCGAGAGGGAAATGCCCTGCCGGACCATGTCTTCGGGCTTGAGCCCCCGCAGAGAGACGGACGGTTCGCCCTCGTGCCGGGTTAGCAGGATATCCCCGCCGATGTGCTTGTTCAGCCCGGCTATGGAGCGGATGATGCTGCTTTTGCCCGCGCCGTTGGCCCCGATGAGGGTCACGATGCTGCCGCGGGGGATGTTCAGGCTCACGCCCTGCACAGCCTGGATGCCGCCGTAGCGCACCTGAAGGTCTTTGATTTCAAGGATATTGCCCATACGTTGCCCCTATCGGCCGCCCGCGGGCGCGTCCTCGCCCAGGTAGGCGCGGATGACCACGGGGTTGCTGCGCACGGCGTCGGGGCCGCCCTCGGCGATCAACGCGCCGTATTCCATAACCCAGATGTACTGGCACACGCCCATGACCACCTTCATATCGTGCTCAATGAGCAGAATGGTCAGGTTGAATTCGTCCCGGATGTGCCCGATGAAGTGCATAAGCTCCAGGCTTTCCTGCGGGTTCATGCCCGCGGCGGGCTCGTCCAGCAGCAGCAGGCGCGGCTCCGTGGCCAGGGCGCGGGCGATCTCCAGGCGGCGCTGGGCCCCATAGGGCAGGCTGCCGGCCTGGTCGTCCAGGTGCTCGCTCAAGGCCACCCGCTCGGCCAGTTTCCGGCTTTTTTCCGCAATGGCCGCTTCTTCCTTATAGAAGGGCGGCAGGCCCAGGGGGGCCATCCACCAGGGGCAGTGCCGCCGCACATGGCAGCCCACCATGATGTTCTCCAGCACGCTCATCTGCTGCGAAAGGCGGATGTTCTGGAAGGTACGGGCGATGCCCAGGCGGCAGATATCGTTGGGGCGCAGGCCCTTGATGCTTTTGCCGTCAAAAAGCACGTCCCCTTCCTGCGGGGTGTAGAAGCCGCTGAGCACGTTAAAGGCCGTGGTCTTGCCCGCGCCGTTGGGCCCGATGATTCCGGCAACGGCCCCCTGGGGCAGGGCCAGGGTCAGGTCGCTCACGGCCGTGACGCCGCCAAAGCGCATGGTCACGTTTTTGGCCAGCAGCAGGGCCCCGGCGTAGTCCGGGGGGGTAGGTGCGGTGTAGGCGCTCATGCCTTGCCCCTCCTCAGAAGGGCGTTAAGCCCCTTCCAGGTCAGTTCCCTGGCGCCCATGATGCCCTCGCGCCGATAAAGGATGATGCCCAGCAGCACCAGAGAGAACACCACCATGCGCATGCCGGGAATGCCCGGCAGCTCAATGAAGCCCAGGTCCATGGGCTCCTCAATGGCGCGCAGCCATTCCAGCAGAACAGTGATGACGGCCGCGCCCAGAAGGCTGCCCGTCAGGGAGCCGAGGCCGCCCGCCACCACAAACATGAGCACGTTGAAGGTCAACAGAAAGTTGAACATCTTGGGGTCGATGGTGGAAAGGTGGCTGCCCAGCAAGGCCCCGCCCACCCCGGCGAAGAACGCGCCCACGCAGAACGAAAGCACCTTGTAGCGGAAGACGTTGATGCCCATGACCCGGGCGGCGATTTCGT includes:
- a CDS encoding ABC transporter ATP-binding protein, which codes for MLEIKDLQVRYGGIQAVQGVSLNIPRGSIVTLIGANGAGKSSIIRSIAGLNKHIGGDILLTRHEGEPSVSLRGLKPEDMVRQGISLSPEGRRILPHLTVEENLLLGAYSRSDAPAIAEDLDWVYTLFPRLKERNWQKGGTLSGGEQQMLAVGRALMSRPDLLMLDEPSLGLAPLLVREIFAIIQRINQEGKTVLLVEQNAYAALSVAHYAYILEVGRVALEGPGKEILENPKVKEAYLGG
- a CDS encoding ABC transporter ATP-binding protein, producing MSAYTAPTPPDYAGALLLAKNVTMRFGGVTAVSDLTLALPQGAVAGIIGPNGAGKTTAFNVLSGFYTPQEGDVLFDGKSIKGLRPNDICRLGIARTFQNIRLSQQMSVLENIMVGCHVRRHCPWWMAPLGLPPFYKEEAAIAEKSRKLAERVALSEHLDDQAGSLPYGAQRRLEIARALATEPRLLLLDEPAAGMNPQESLELMHFIGHIRDEFNLTILLIEHDMKVVMGVCQYIWVMEYGALIAEGGPDAVRSNPVVIRAYLGEDAPAGGR